One segment of Prinia subflava isolate CZ2003 ecotype Zambia chromosome 11, Cam_Psub_1.2, whole genome shotgun sequence DNA contains the following:
- the PIGX gene encoding phosphatidylinositol-glycan biosynthesis class X protein produces the protein MAGGRREPARAGAGAALGALLCALHVQAACRDTTVTQELLKEGFHRDLLVKVELGEDAGGCAVAAQVRLPPGIYVDPYELATLQQHNLTKAVLFPDAIDVEAPEYLARAAVLLLFLEPDARCSRCLRAAVPVHARYHRPGEGTQQASVVLESPEVLLCCCHGHPSAECWEPAEVDTPCSSDNTSPCQWHRTKHRPVYEESMLRVPVGLREHSSLVCALTLLTTGLCSGLILAAACKYGHFPQ, from the exons atggcgggcgggcggcgggagccggcgcgggccggggccggggccgcgctgggCGCGCTGCTCTGCGCCCTCC ATGTGCAGGCAGCCTGTCGGGATACCACTGtcacccaggagctgctgaaggagggCTTTCACAG GGATCTGCTGGTGAAGGTGGAGCTCGGGGAGGATGCAGGAGGATGTGCAGTGGCAGCTCAAGTGCGTCTGCCGCCGGGAATCTACGTGGATCCCTACGAGCTGGCCACGCTGCAGCAGCACAATCTAACAAAG gcagtgctgttcCCTGATGCCATTGACGTGGAGGCTCCTGAGtacctggccagggctgctgtgctgctgctgttcctggagcCGGACGCGCGCTGTTCCCGCTGCCTGCGCGCCGCCGTGCCCGTGCACGCGCGGTACCACCGGccaggagaggggacacagcaaGCCTCGGTGGTCCTGGAGAgcccagaggtgctgctctgctgctgccacg GTCACCCATCTGCAGAGTGCTGGGAACCTGCTGAAGTGGACACCCCCTGCTCCTCTGACAACACGAGCCCCTGTCAGTGGCACAGAACAAAGCACAGACCT gTGTATGAGGAATCGATGCTGAGGGTTCCTGTGGGGCTCAGGGAGCACAGTTCCCTGGTGTGTGCCCTGACCCTGCTCaccacagggctctgctctggcttGATCCTCGCTGCTGCCTGCAAGTACGGACACTTCCCGCAGTGA
- the CEP19 gene encoding centrosomal protein of 19 kDa yields MATAQGGGTGSGQEQQQQQQVEEDKKEAFCAARGSVAGGSDGAAMAFIAQKCGVCFQPPSIILIYRDSSHDKTRQRIMPVRNFSRFSDCSRAAEQLKNNPRHKAYLERVSLHQLQKLYRLLRGHLEGQSLAESLEKFRQEETIDPEEDMNKLDDKELAKRKSIMDELFEKNRKKKDDPDFVYNIEVDFPLDEQLESCTWDIESDEEI; encoded by the exons ATGGCAACCGCGCAGGGAGGAGGGACCGGCtcggggcaggagcagcagcagcagcagcaggtggaaGAAGACAAAAAGGAGGCTTTCTGCGCCGCCCGAG GGAGCGTCGCTGGGGGCTCAGATGGAGCCGCGATGGCGTTCATCGCGCAGAAATGCGGGGTCTGCTTCCAGCCCCCGTCCATCATCCTCATCTACAGAGACAGCAGCCACGACAAGACCCGCCAGCGCATCATGCCCGTCAGGAATTTCTCCAGGTTCTCAG actgcagcagggctgctgagcagctgaagAACAACCCTCGGCACAAGGCCTACCTGGAAAGGGTCTCCCTGCACCAGCTCCAGAAGCTCTACAGGCTGCTGAGAGGTCATTTGGAAGGACAGAGCCTGGCTGAGAGCTTGGAAAAGTTTCGGCAGGAAGAGACCATTGACCCAGAGGAGGATATGAACAAACTGGATGACAAGGAGCTGGCCAAAAGGAAGAGCATCATGGATGAGCTctttgaaaagaacaggaagaagAAGGATGACCCTGACTTTGTTTACAACATTGAGGTGGACTTCCCACTGGATGAGCAGCTGGAGTCCTGTACTTGGGACATAGAGTCAGATGAGGAAATCTGA
- the WDR53 gene encoding WD repeat-containing protein 53, producing the protein MAVKWSGGHSCPVLCLAVSAEGLVASGAERGELALWDGGGSPAAQLRLPQAEDVTSVVFSARRPGTLYTAHGETISVLDVRALQEPLQRFHVNEEEINSLSLNDTDGFLAAADDSGAIKVVDLESKKVSRSLRHSNICSSVAFRPQRPQSLVSCGLDMQVMLWNLQKARPLWTVNLQECDTEEESSRSGGQFFNPPLVHSLSVASCGNVFSCGAQDGKVRIFRVTGARFERELEFQAHSLGVSQVLFMPEVYWLLSGGNDGKVLLWDVSSNVGKQQKSPAKSLHRKKAQAAASSRKDGKLNKVASNEQAGVVPKLSIEHGEKVNWLSYAEIKGSRRVLVADQTSSVSAYPLSEP; encoded by the exons ATGGCAGTCAAGTGGAGCGGTGGGCACTCGTGCCCCGTGCTGTGCCTGGCCGTGAGCGCGGAGGGGCTGGTGGCCTccggcgcggagcggggcgAGCTGGCGCTCTGGGATGGCGGCGGCTCGCCCGCGGCGCAGCTGCGGCTCCCGCAGGCGGAGGACGTGACCTCGGTGGTGTTCTCGGCCCGCCGCCCCGGCACGCTGTACACCGCCCACGGGGAAACCATCAGCGTGCTGGATGTCCGCgccctgcaggagcccctgCAGCGCTTCCACGTGAACGAGGAGGAGATCAACTCCCTCTCCCTGAACGACACCGACGGCTTCCTGGCGGCCGCGGATGACTCCGGGGCCATAAAGGTTGTGGACTTGGAAAGCAAGAAAGTCAGCCGGTCCTTGAGACACTCCAACATCTGCTCGTCTGTTGCCTTCCGACCCCAGCGGCCTCAAAGCCTGGTTTCCTGTGGACTGGACATGCAG GTGATGCTGTGGAACCTGCAGAAAGCTCGTCCCTTGTGGACTGTGAACCTGCAGGAGTGTGACACGGAGGAAGAGAGCTCCCGGTCAGGCGGGCAGTTCTTCAACCCTCCGCTCGTGCACTCCCTGTCTGTCGCCTCCTGCGGCAACGTCTTCAGCTGCGGGGCTCAGGACGGTAAAGTGAGAATATTCCGAGTCACCGGCGCCAGGTTTGAGCGTGAGCTGGAGTTCCAGGCTCACAGCCTGGGCGTCTCGCAGGTGCTCTTCATGCCAGAGGTGTACTGGTTGTTGTCGGGAGGAAACGACGGGAAAGTCTTGCTGTGGGATGTCAGCAGCAACGttgggaagcagcagaaaagTCCAGCAAAATCTCTGCACAGGAAGAAGGCCCaagcagctgcttccagcagaAAAGATGGGAAGCTCAACAAAGTGGCCTCAAATGAACAGGCTGGAGTTGTGCCAAAGCTCAGCATTGAGCACGGAGAGAAGGTGAACTGGCTCTCGTACGCAGAGATCAAAGGCTCCAGGAGAGTGCTGGTTGCTGACCAGACCAGCTCTGTATCAGCCTATCCGTTGTCAGAACCTTAA
- the NRROS gene encoding transforming growth factor beta activator LRRC33, with amino-acid sequence MEALLPGVSLLVLLLAVGWGSRMDAAWATSPGGCELVQSIMDCTGRWLSSIPGNLRGDTEELFLDDNTIQVLGNASLLLYPQLWHLSLTRNRLELIEPGAFHSTQGLEVLTLTDNLLFTNYSLTAAALSALPALRMLDLAGNQLRENMVSVLVSNLSSLESLSVARNVIMRLDSSTFTNLTQLLELNLEKNYIFEIDNAFEGLQRLQRLNIAYNYLPCLVGFDLTQLRVLNVSNNIIEWFLTLESDDLFELEVLDLSHNRLLFFPVLPQQSKLHSLLLQDNRMSFYQRLPNGTSLANITMKFLIIDGNSTNITTVRLWDELCHSNLSSLRLLDMSQNQVWGLPDDFLAQMPSLTHLKLNQNCLEAFHLSEEDPLATLTELDLSQNQLVELGVKVGTEDILPNLQLFNLSTNRLQALPPGIFTHTRKITTLDLSRNRVDLCPQPGEAESLPCVDIRGVETLTHLSLSGCGLQGLSSRPFQGTSLRHLDLSDNRQVLSGDLGWLQDLVLTLQVLSLRNTSLSSTAVDFSALHSLVRLDLSGNSLAAFPTWLGTLRLRSLDLRDNCLPALPPDMAWLPLGRSLRELYLSQNPYNCCTLGWWDALQQAEGLRVPDGREVTCSHGSRALSPGALPEPVLQSCRWQTADLALLYLVLALPTCLTLLVAFVVIFLMLKKKLLKMVKTRCGVSSPY; translated from the exons ATGGAGGCCCTGCTCCCTGGTGTCTCCCTGCTTGTTCTCCTCctggcagtgggatggggaagcAGGATGGATGCAGCCTGGGCAACATCTCCTGGGGGCTGTGAGCTT GTGCAGAGCATCATGGACTGCACTGGGAGATGGCTGAGTTCCATCCCAGGAAACCTTCGAGGTGATACCGAGGAGCTGTTTCTTGATGACAACACTATCCAGGTCCTGGGCAATGCCTCTCTGCTCCTGTATCCACAGCTCTGGCATCTCAGCTTGACCAGGAACCGGCTGGAGCTCATTGAGCCCGGTGCCTTCCACAGCACCCAAGGCCTGGAGGTGCTCACCTTGACAGACAACCTGCTCTTCACCAACTACTCACTGACAGCCGCTGCTCtttctgctctgccagccctgaggATGCTGGATCTGGCTGGAAACCAGCTCAGGGAGAACATGGTATCAGTTTTAGTCTCGAACCTCTCTTCCTTGGAGTCCCTGTCTGTGGCCAGGAATGTCATCATGAGGCTGGACTCATCCACCTTCACAAACCTGacacagctgctggagctgaacCTGGAGAAGAACTACATCTTTGAGATTGACAATGCTTTtgaagggctgcagaggctgcagaggctgAACATAGCTTACAACTACCTCCCGTGTCTCGTGGGGTTTGACCTGACCCAGCTCAGGGTGCTCAATGTCAGCAACAACATCATTGAGTGGTTTCTCACCCTGGAAAGTGATGACCTCTTtgagctggaggtgctggacCTGTCCCACAACCGCCTCCTGttcttccctgtgctgccccagcagagcaAGCTGCactccttgctgctgcaggacaacAGGATGAGCTTCTACCAGCGTCTCCCCAACGGCACCTCCCTGGCCAACATCACCATGAAGTTCTTGATCATTGATGGTAACTCCACCAACATCACAACCGTCAGGCTCTGGGATGAGCTCTGCCACAGCAACCTCTCCTCCCTGCGCCTCCTGGACATGAGCCAGAACCAGGTGTGGGGCCTGCCTGATGATTTTCTGGCTCAGATGCCCTCCCTGACCCACCTAAAGCTCAACCAGAACTGCCTGGAGGCATTTCACCTGTCGGAGGAGGACCCCTTGGCCACGCTGACAGAGCTGGACCTCAGCCAGAACCAGCTGGTGGAGCTGGGGGTGAAGGTGGGCACTGAGGACATCCTGCCCAACCTGCAGCTCTTCAACCTCAGCACCAACAGGCTGCAGGCTCTTCCTCCTGGGATTTTCACCCACACCAGGAAGATCACTACCCTGGACCTCAGCCGCAACCGGGTTGacctctgtccccagccaggtGAGGCCGAGAGTCTGCCCTGCGTGGACATCAGGGGTGTGGAGACCTTGACCCATCTGTCCTTGTCCGGCTGTGGtctgcaggggctgagcagccGCCCCTTCCAGGGGACCTCGCTGAGGCACCTGGACCTCTCTGACAACCGCCAGGTGCTGTCCGGGgacctgggctggctgcaggaccTTGTCCTGACACTGCAGGTGCTGTCTCTGAGGAACACCAGCCTCTCTTCCACTGCTGTGGActtctctgccctgcacagcctggtgCGCTTGGACCTTTCTGGGAACTCCTTGGCCGCGttccccacctggctgggcacGCTGAGGCTGCGCAGCCTGGACCTGCGGGACAACTGCCTGCCCGCGCTGCCACCAGACATGGCGTGGCTGCCGCTGGGGAGGAGCCTGCGGGAGCTCTACCTCAGCCAGAACCCCTACAACTGCTGCACGCTGGGCTGGTGGGACGCCCTGCAGCAGGCGGAGGGGCTGCGTGTCCCCGATGGGCGGGAGGTGACCTGCAGCCATGGCTCCCGTGCGCTGAGCCCCGGCGCGCTGCCCGAGCCCgtcctgcagagctgccggTGGCAGACGGCCGACCTGGCGCTGCTCTACCTGGTGCTGGCTCTGCCCACCTGCCTGACCCTCCTGGTGGCCTTCGTTGTCATATTCCTCATGCTGAAGaagaagctgctgaaaatgGTGAAAACCCGGTGCGGAGTGTCCAGCCCTTACTGA
- the FBXO45 gene encoding F-box/SPRY domain-containing protein 1 — MAAGPGPGPGPGAAAASWGGPGWRLPGRVLELVFSYLELRELRSCALVCKLWHRVLHGDENSEVWRSLAARCLAEEALRTDILCNVPTYKGKVRAFHHAFSTNDCSRNVYIKKNGFTLHRNPIAQSTDGARTKIGFSEGRHAWEVWWEGPLGTVAVIGIATKRAPMQCQGYVALLGSDDQSWGWNLVDNNLLHNGEVNGSFPQCNNAPKYQIGERIRVILDMEDKTLAFERGYEFLGVAFRGLPKVCLYPAVSAVYGNTEVTLVYLGKPLDG; from the exons atggcggcggggcccggccccgggcccggccccggggcggccgcggcgtCGTGGGGAGGGCCGGGCTGGCGGCTGCCGGGGCGAGTGCTGGAGCTGGTGTTCTCGTACCtggagctgcgggagctgcgGAGCTGCGCGCTGGTCTGCAAGCTGTGGCACCGCGTCCTGCACGGCGACGAGAACAGCGAGGTGTGGCGCAGCCTGGCCGCCCGCTGCCTGGCCGAGGAGGCCCTGCGCACCGACATCCTCTGCAACGTGCCCACCTACAAGGGCAAG GTCCGTGCCTTCCACCACGCCTTCAGCACCAACGACTGCTCGCGGAACGTGTACATCAAGAAGAACGGCTTCACGCTGCACCGCAACCCCATCGCGCAGAGCACGGACGGGGCGCGCACCAAGATCGGCTTCAGCGAGGGCCGGCACGCCTGGGAGGTGTGGTGGGAGGGCCCGCTGGGCACCGTGGCTGTCATCGGCATCGCCACCAAGCGCGCCCCCATGCAGTGCCAGGGCTACgtggccctgctgggcagcGACGACCAGAGTTGGGGCTGGAACCTGGTGGACAATAACTTGCTGCATAACGGGGAGGTGAACGGCAGCTTCCCCCAGTGCAATAACGCGCCCAAATACCAG ATAGGTGAAAGGATTCGAGTGATCCTGGACATGGAAGACAAAACATTAGCATTTGAGAGGGGCTATGAGTTCCTGGGAGTTGCCTTCAGAGGACTGCCAAAAGTTTGCCTGTATCCAGCAGTGTCTGCTGTGTATGGTAACACAGAAGTGACTTTGGTCTACCTGGGAAAGCCTCTGGATGGATGA